The Metallosphaera hakonensis JCM 8857 = DSM 7519 genome includes the window CCACACTTCTCGCGATTCCAAGAATTGACCACGCCTCGTCGCTATCCATGGTGTAAACGTGGAGAATGGGACCTTGAACGATAAGCCATAACCTCCTTATCTGGCCTTTTTCCAAGACTCCTTCCAGTTCATCCTCACTTAGGACTAAGTGGTTCTTATATATTACAGACGAGTCCTTTCTGGCCCAAGGATAGATAGCGTCTATGATGGTGATTCTCCCGCTACAACTGCTGTATGTGAACGCCTTATCCCTCTTCATAAATGCGTCCAATAGATCCCAGATGTCCGGATCCAGGTATCCGATGTCCTTATCCCTAAGAAGTCTTTGTATTGCCTCTTCCTTGAACTTCTTCCATTCCTGTTCTTTCCTAGAGTCCATTTTTACACCTAATTATCGTGATTCTAAGAGTCTCGAGCTAATCTATATAACTATGGCCAGTTCGTTCTAGGGGATATCAGGTTGGAGATCCGGGTAGCCTTGTAGCACTTTTCAAGATTGTTTACTGTACATTAAATCAATGGTTGAAGCTTCCACGTATAGATGTGTAAATAACGACATTTCTGGTAATAGTTCTAAAATAGATATTTATCCTAAACGCCTTCAACCCCGGCTAAGAACTAATCAGAAACATTGAGGAGAACACGCAACTATACCCAGTAACCTCAATTCTAACTAAAGACGTAGTGAGTGTTGTTAATCTTTGAACAGAGGATCAACGAACGCGCCTCATCTCCAAATAATCTAGTAAAGTTTAGGCATTGTAATGTTATGGATGAACTTTCCTTAATGTCCAGGGGTATTGCAATAAGCGGAGCAAGACAACTGATCGGTAGTAATTCCACAAAATTCTTAACCATTTGGATAGCGTAAAATAAGAAATGAAAAAGGCAAAAACTTGCTGGAAGTACTAGGGAAACGTCTCAGCGTAGACGAGATAGTTCACTTTCCTAGAAATATAACCAAAGATCAATTCATTAGATCCCATTCCTATCCTTATTTAATGAGAGCTATCGACGTTTTGAAACTTTATATGGAATCTGAGGAATATAGGATAGAAGTCGACAGCATAGATCCGGATAGCCTGTTGGAGCTCGTTGAGGTGCCATTGGAAGCTCAAGTAATCATCAATAACGGCATCAGGAGAAGACTTGTTTTCCTAGCTTTCTTAAAAATAGTATATGATTGCGATCCAGAGTTCGTCAGGGATTACCTCAATCTTCAGCATAGCCTTGAAGAGATTCACAAAAAATATGGAGTATATACTGAGCTCGAATATGTAGCTCTTCATTGTATGCACGCTGTTAGGGACGAGGACGCCTCCCATGCCCTCAAGAAGTTGAAAACCTTTATACTCTCTCGAAAGAGTAATGCCCATGGACTTTGATGTAATAGTAATAGGCGGTGGAGTTGCGGGAGTTTCCGCAGCCTTAAGAGCCTCAGAGTTGGGAAAGTCAGTTGTATTAGTGGAGAGGGATCAGATCGGAGGAGAATGCATAAATAGGGCGTGCATACCTTCAAAGACGCTAATTGACGCTGTAAAAACAGTTAACAGGGTCTCGTCGTCTCCTTGGATTGTCTCTTCTTCTGCCCTAGACTATGCAAGATTAAATGAGAACAAAGCTAGAATAATATCTGCCATAAAAGAGAAAATGGAAAGAAACCTCTCCTCCAAGAATGTTAGGGTAATCAAGGGAAACGCTAAAATTAAGGGTCAAGGCGAAGTTGAAGTTGACGGACGGGTAATTACAGCTGACTACACGGTCTTCTCCACAGGCTCAGTACCTCTATCTCTACCAGATTTTCCACTAAATGGTAAAAACGTATTAGATCCATGGACTGCAATGAACTTGAAGGAAATAAAGAACAGGATCATTATAGTTGGAGGAGGAGTGGCAGGAGTCGAATTGGCGACCCTATTCAGGGCACTTAACAAAGAGGTTACTATCCTAGAGCTTATGCCACAACTGCTCCCTGGATTCGATAAGGACTTGGCAATCACCACAAAGAAAAGACTTGAGGAGAAGGGCATTAGAGTTTATCTAAACGCTAAATCCAAGATCGTAAACTCTGAAAGCACGGTGAAGTTCTCGGTTAATCTTCCCAACGCATCGGAGGAGGTAGAAGGGGATCTGGCTGTGGTAACCATAGGGAGGAAGGCAAGCACAGAGAACTTGAACCTAAAGGAGATAGGAGTCGAGGCAGATCAAAGGGGCTACATTAAGGTCGATGAGAGAGGGAAAACTACCAATCCCAAAGTTTTCGCCGCTGGAGACGTGGCCGGCGTCCCGCTCTCTGCAACGAAGGCCTGGAGACAGGGAATTGTAGTTGGAGATAACCTTGGAGGAAAGGACAGCAAGATGTCGAGATATATACCATCTTCCATATTCGCGGACATGGAGATAGGGACTGTGGGAAAAACTGCTGACGATCTAAGAAAGGCAGGAGTTGAGGTCAAGGAGGTTACAGTGGAGATGAGAGACATACCTAGGGCTTGGACACTCAATGAGATTGAGGGATTCCTTAAACTCGTTGTGGCAGGAGATAAGATTGAAGGTGCACATATGATCGGCGAGGGAGCTACTGAGGTCATTAATACAATCGCTTTGGCAATGGAGTTGGGAATATCGATTAACCAGCTATATTCGGTGACGTTTTCTCATCCCACTGTAAGCGAAGTTATCGGAGAAGCGGTTCAAAGGTTGACTCGCGGAGAAATATATTAACGTCTTAGACTCTAAATAGAAATGGATGAGCATCGATAGGGAGAGGAGGCAAGTTAAGAAACTTTTCGCGTTCCTCTTTTTGGCATCTAGGGGAGGACCGACTAGAATAAGGATTGTTCAGGCGCTCCTGGATACTCCTCTCAACGCCAATCAGCTCAGTAACCTCCTCTCTCTAGATTACAAAACCGTTCAGCACCATCTAGATGTCTTGGTAGATAATAGAATACTAGTTAAGGAGGGACCTGGGTATGGAGCAGTTTATAAGCCAAGCAAGTCCTTTTTGATGTACGTTGATATCTTTACGGAGTTAGCTTCACAAGTGAAAGTCTCAAAGTACACAAAGAAATAACCCTAAACCCTCTTAAGCTCTTTGCCGCAATAACAATACCATGAAGAGGGAGTTGCAGAAGCTACTAGTGGAGGTTAAAATGGCCAGAGGAAAGCTTAGACTATGGCAAAACCGCCTAGGTATGAAGGCGGAGCAATTCAGGAGATTATCAGTTAGTAACGCTACAAGGTTCTCCTCGCTAGCTGAACAGTATGCCAAAGAGTCAGAGCAATTGGATAACATATTGAACTATTTGAACAGGTTAGACGTACTTTTCGAGATGCTCGAAATCAAACTGGAAACAATAGTCTATATAGATTATATATCACAGGACCTTGTTAGTGTGGTTGAGGCACTGAGAGAGTTCAAGAAGGCTACGCCCATGTTAAGCACCGAGTTGAGCATCCTAATAGATGAGTTCTATACAGGTTTCTACGAGTCAGTTCAGGTTCCAGAACCTGTAAGGATCAAGGCTAAAGAGGAGGCTAAATCAATACTTAAGGAAAGTGAAACTATTGCTAACAATAGGACTCAGACTAAAATTGGGACTAAAGCTTAAAAGTATATAGTTCTATATAATCCATGCAAAGTAAATCCTCAAGGAGAATCCAGTTAACAGGCGGGTCCACCTACATTATATCGTTACCCAAATCGTGGGTGAGACAATTATCGTTGAACCCTGGAGACGAAGTTGAGATAGTTCAAGACAACAACTTTAGGCTACTTTTGGTTCCCAAGGGTCTACCCCAGGACGTGAAACAGAATAGAGCAACTATAACCTGCGAGAACTTGAGACCGACCTTTGCGGTGAGAGAGTTCATAGCGTATTACATGGCAGGATTCATGGTGGTTTCCCTTCTCTGTCCCAAGATGAAGGCAGAGGACAGGGCATTGGTGAAGGATACAGTGAGGAAAAGGTTGTTAGGTGCTGAGGTCATTGAGGAGGACATGTCTACCTTGACCGTGCAATTTTTGGTTAACGAGAAGGACCTTCCGGTTTCAAGGGCAATAAATAGGGCGGCGGTCATCACTCAAAACATGTTTAAGGACACCCTTGATGCCCTCAGGAACGGTGACGGGGAAATGGCTAAGGAAGTTCAAGAAAGGGACGACGAAGTGGATAGATTTTATTTTTACGTTGCGAGACAACTTACCTTAAGTATCACATCGTTTGAAATCTTAGAGGAAGAGGGTTACAACGCGACCCAAATAGTTGACATATATTCCGCCATCAAGTCCATAGAGAGGATCGCAGATCATGCAAGCAGGATATCCAGTCTAATCCCTGAAGTGGGCCAACAGGCTCCCAATAGTGTAATTGATTTCGGGGACAAAGTCCTCGAGGTGTATAGGGAATCGGCTAGAGCTTTTCTTAATGGTAAGAGAGAGATAGCTAATAAGATAATTGACCAGGATTACGAACTGGCGGCCCTCCACAAGAAAGTCATGGAGTCAATCATAACTTCCAGGGATATAATGAAGCCTTCCCTCTTACTAATAATGGACTCCTTCAGGAGAATAAGCAGATACTCATTGGATTTGGCTGAAACCACAATAAACATTCTAGCGAAGACAAAGAATGAAACTACGGTTAAAAGCGATTGACGGACAAACCTAAGTTCTCGGACTGAAATTGGGTATAGGCTCTAGAAAGTTCCTCTATGTTGGTAGCCTTCTTTACTCTCTTTATTAAGGCCATCAATGCGTCCCTATCCTCTAAGGTGTAGGGACCTCTCCTATATAGGATTAAGGCGCACTGCGGGTTCATAACTCCAATACTCATGTAACCCTTGATGAGCAGGGAATCCGCAGTCTCCAAATCAGGCGAGGAGAACAGGCAGATTCCTGGGTGAGTGTGGGCTGAAGTGACCCCATGGGGCATTGGCAAACTCACCCTATTTTCTTCCCCCTCGAAAATTACATATTCTCCGCTCTCCAGGGTAAAGGATATGAACTCTATTCCGTTTTTCATTGTTCTCCGTGAATATTCCATGAACACTTCTCTGAGAAATCTCAAATGCTCCTTGAAGATCTCTTCATAGAGTGAGGTAAACGGAAAAGGTGCTTTTCCCAGCTCAGCCCCATTCACGGGAACTTCGGTGAAAAGAGCATTGAAGTCGGTTGTAGGCTGAACGTCATATTCCTCATATATTTCCTCAGCCTTATTGAGAAGTTCCGAGAGCTTAGCTAATCTCCGAGAAGTCTCATGGAGTCCTATTTTTTGCTCCTTCACAGGTTTTCATAACCTCCTCTTGACTTTGAGCGATCTCCCTTAATTTTTGAGCTGGATCCCTAGCTTGGTAAACCGATCTTCCCACGATCTCGTAATCGGCTCCATGACAAATTGCAGTCCCTGGCTTAGCACCCTGTGCACCAACTCCTGGAGATATTATCACCTTGTCTGGGAAGTCCTCTCTAACCCTGGCAATCATATCCGGTCTAGTGGCTGGGGCAACTAACCCCTTCGGGTTGATCTTCGATGCGATCTCCCTTAGGTAAGGATAGAAAGCGTCGTTCCATCCAGGGTGGGACATCGACACCACAAGGAACAGGTCTATTTCGTTTTCAACTAGCTTATCTAAAGCTCCTTGGACTCCAATGAAACTGTGAGCTATGAACGCGTTACCTAAACTCCTTAGATTATTTACTATCATTTCCATGGTGTTATCTATATCAGCGAGTTTAAGATCCAGGATCCTGATTCCCTGAAACCTCCTTACCAAGCTCTCAAGCTTAACCCTCTCCATTGAGAGGATGAGGGGCCAGCCAATCTTCACTCCTCCTAGATAAGGATTCAGGTCATCCACGAGCTCCTCCGAAACGGGGAAGTCCAGAGAGAGGATTATTTTCTTCATCTTGTTCCACCAAGGTAGTCCAGGATTAACTTTCTCTCGCTTTCGTTGAGCTTTTCTGAAACGGATCTCAATATCTCTGATATTCTGAAGACTGCTCTAAACTCGATTCCTAACCTGGCCAACTTATCCCTTGCCCCTTCCTCCCTGTCTACTATAACCAGGGCTCCCACTACATTCCCACCACTTTTGCTTACCTCCAAAGACGCCTTCTCTATGGACCCACCCGTGGTTGCCACGTCATCGACAATTAAGACTCTCTTGTTCGAAACTTCGGCCTCCACTAACTTATCAGTTCCGTATCCCTTCTTCTCAACCCTAACGTATCCCATTGGTAGGTTCATTTTACAGGCTATGAACGAGGCCAACGGAACTCCACCTGTAGCTACGCCCAAAACTATATCGAAATTCATGTCCTTAATCTTAGCTAGTGCCTCATCTACAACTTGAGGAAACTCTGGAAAACTGGGAAATCTTCTTAGATCAATGTAATAGGGACTAGTCCTACCTGATGTGAGAACGAAGTTTCCTATGAGAAGGAGCTTCCTTTTAATCAAAACTTCTCCTATATCCATGTATCCCTGTCTAGATAGAAGGAAAAGAGTTTAAATATAGTTCGAGTTAATAGTTTTAAGGGCATTACGTGAGAGATGTAATTTCGGTTCTAGATTTTTCAAAGGAAGAAATTCTCAAACTTTTCGACCTCACGGAAAAGCACCTGAACAACCAATTTAGGCCCAAACTTGAGGGAAAGATAGTAGCCACTGCCTTCTTTGAACCCAGTACCAGGACTGCCCTTAGCTTCTCCAGCGCGGCCCTTTCAATTGGAGCCAAAGTTCTGGGATTCTCATCTGACGAAGCTACCTCTGTGTCCAAGGGAGAAAACCTGGCGGACACCATAAGAATGCTTGACAACTACGCAGATTGCATTGTAATGAGGCACAAGCTTGATGGATCGGCAAAGTTCGCCGCAGAAATCGCCTCTAAGCCGGTAATAAATGCAGGAGACGGAAAGAGGGAACATCCCACTCAGGCTCTCATAGATATGTTTACTGTGATGAAACTTTTTGGCCAACTTGAGAATTTAGTTTTCGGTTTCATAGGCGATTTGAGGTACGCCAGGACAGTGAACAGCATGCTCAGGATCCTCACGCTTTTCAAGCCCAAAATGGTTTACTTAATCTCGCCTCAACAGCTCAGAGCAAGGACAGAGATACTCGAGGGTCTCAACTACCCCTTTAAGGAAATTACAGACGTGAGGGACGTTGCTGGGGAACTCGATGTTCTTTACGTGACGCGAATACAGAGGGAGAGATTCCTAGATGAGGATGAATACGAAAAAGTGAAGGAGAGTTACAAGGTAGACGTTAAAACAGTGGAAGCAATGAGAAAGGACTCCGCAATTCTTCACCCATTACCTAGGGTCTCCGAAGTAGATAGAAAAATAGATTCCATGCCTCAAGCCAAGTACTTTTTGGAGGCGTCATACGCGGTTCCACTTAGGTCAGTACTACTTCACGAGGTAATGACAGGTGATTGAATTGAAAAGTGGTTTGATCGTGAGCAAGATAAAGGATGGGACGGTAATAGATCATATACCAGCCGGGAGAGCCCTTGCTGTCCTCAAGGTCCTAGGGATTCGGGGAATTGAGGGATCTAGGATTGCTCTAGTTATGAACGCTGAAAGCTCCAAATACGGTAGAAAGGACATACTTAAGATCGAGGATAGAACCATTGAGGAGAAGGAGGCGGAGTTAATTACCCTTATCGCGCCAGAGGCCACCATCAACATCATCAAGGAATACGAGGTTGTAGGTAAGAGGAAACAAGAAATTCCAGATTTCATAACAGGCCTACTCAAATGCAGTAATCCCTCTTGCGTTACCAACAATGATCCGGAGGCAGTGTCCAAGTTCAGAACCATAGTGAAGAGACCAATAGTCCTCTCCTGCACTTACTGCGAGACCAGACTGACCGAGGACGAAGTCATGAGGCAGATTCTAGGATGATATCCAGGGTCCTAGAATACCATAGGGAGAGGAAGACCACCAGGTTCACATTAAGTTATTCGGGTGTCAGGCCTAGGCCAGGTCAGTTCGTGGCTCTGGTAATTCCTGGAGAAAAGGAAATCCCGTTGGGGGTAGCAGACTATAGGGAAGGGGAGGTTGAGATATACATTGATTCGTGGAATCTGGCACAATGGATGATCTCCAGGGAGAAGGTGATTTTGGAGGGCCCTTTCGGAAGACAATTGAAGTTGGGTAATGTAAAGGGAATATCAACGGGGGATCTGTATCACGACCTACTATTTCCTCTTAGGGAGGCCAGGAGAATGGGTTTTGACGCTAAACTTGAGTGCCTGGACGAATGTGACACCGTCTTTACTTCCAAGGAGAGAGAGAATTGGGACCTAATTATAGCCTCAGTTCCTCGCGAAGTTATTGGAAAATTACCGGCTGGAACCCTAGTCTACGTTAGGTGGGCTAAAATGAACTGTATGGCAGGGGTATGCGGAGTATGTCAAATCAGAGGTAAGTTAGCTTGTGTAGAGGGCCCATTCTTAGAGGTGGAGAAGGTTGTGGATTAAAGGTAAGATTTTTGTCGATGGAATAACTGAGGGATGCGTAGGTTTCGATAGAAGGATAAAGGAACTCAAGAAGGAATGTAAACCAGACCTAAAATTTCCCGACGATTCCCTAATATTTCCTGCTGGAGTCGATATGCACGTTCATTTAAGGGGGCTACGGCTAGCTTACAAGGAGACCGTTGCCTCAGCTACCTCAGAGGCAGTTTTCGGTGGTGTAGGAGTTGTAGTGGATATGCCAAACACATCTCCAGTGATCAAGGATCCAGCGACCATTAAGACTAGGCTCGCAGAGCTCGCCAACTATGCCAGATGCGATTACGGAATCTATTCAGGCGTCACGAAGGAGGACGTGGATAGTTTACCAATAGCAGGTTACAAGGTCTTTCCAGAGGACCTGGAGAAGGAAGAACTTGAGACCGTGATGAAGTCGAACAAGTTGAAGATCCTTCATCCAGAAATACCCTTATCTCTCCGCCCTGGTCGGGGGAACAGAAGGTTGTGGCAGGAGATCGCATCAATATACTTGGTCAGCGGGAAATTTCACATTACCCATGTGACCAACATTGAAACTCTGAGATTGGCTAAGAATCAAGGCTTCACAACAGACTTAACAATGCACCATTTGTTAGTTGATGGGGAGAAGGACTGCCTTTCTAAGGTAAATCCGCCTATCAGGGACTTAACCGAGAGGAGGAAACTCATCGCGGGTATCTTTGAGGTTGATGCGGTGGCTAGCGATCATGCACCGCATTCCAGTGACGAGAAGGAATTACCTTACGAGCTATGTCCTCCTGGAATACCCGCAGTCTCCTTCACTCTTCCCTTCCTATATTCCCTTGCGTTTAGGGGTTTGATACCCCTGTCTAGAGTGGTGGAGTTAACTGCGAGTAACCCCAGCAAAATTCTGGGCATAAATGCTGGCATTATCAAGGAAGGCAACGTTGCCAATTTCGTTGTTTTGAGAAGGGAGAGATGGAGATACTCCACGAGGTTTAGCAAGGCCCTACACACTCCTTTGGATAAATACCCTCTCGACGCCATGGTTTACGCCACCATAGTGGAGGGAAAGGTGGCCTACATGGATGGAGACGCTTATCCTGTGAGGGGATCAAATGTATTCGACAAAACTGGCAGGACTTGAGTTAGAGGACCCCTTCCTAATCGCATCTGGAATAGTGCCAGATGTCCCAGAGTTTATGGAGTCAATCTGTAAACAATACAGACCTTCAGCAATAACTACCAAGACGTTCACCCTTAACCCTCTCAATCCCCACCATTCACCAACCTTCATCAAAATAGGAGAAGGTTGCTATATGAATGCCATAGGTCTGGGCAATCCTGGAATTGGGGAACTTAGAGAGGTCGGCTGCAGACTGTTCGTTAGCATAGGAGGCTCATCTAAAGAGGAAATCATTGAGACGGCCATAAGGGCTGAAAATCTTGCCTCGTTGATTGAGATAAATGTTAGCAGTCCCAATAGGAGAAATTATGGAGCGGACGTGTCAAGTTCGGTCAGGGAAATTGTTAAGGATGTGAAAAGCGTTGTGTCTAAACCGGTTTTCGTAAAGCTAGGACCATGGGATAACGTTGTGGAACTATCAGGAAAGGCGTTAGATGGAGGAGCAGATGGACTGACTCTAATAAATACAATCAAAGGAATGAAGATTGATGTGGAGACCGGTAAACCCATCCTATCTTACGGCACAGGAGGGATATCTGGAAGGTGTATTCATCCCATTGCAGTAAGGATAATTCATGACGTCTACAGAGAGTACGCCCCTGAAATTATTGGAGTAGGTGGAGTTTTCTCGGCCGACGACGCACTTGAGCTCATGGAAGTTGGAGCCAAGGCCATAGGATTGGGAACTGTCCTAATTGATCAAGGTTATCAAAGTCTGACTTCCATCAGAGAGCAAGTTAAGTCCTTCTTAGAGGAGAAGGGAATAAATCTCTCCAGTGTGATAGGTTCAGGAGTGAAAAAATGACAAGAATAAATATGAAGGGCAGGGACATGGAGAACCTAGTCTTCTTGGGAAGAGTGAAAACTGTCAACGTGGAGTTCTGTAATGATACGAAGACCATGGCTAAGGTCATTGCTAAACTTGACACGGAAGAGGAAGTAGAGACAGAGTGTATACCAACTAGGGCAGCCGGGAAAATCTCCACAGTAATGAAACATTATCTCAGGTTAGGAGTAGGAAAATATATAATCAAGGAAGCTGACGTAGTAGGAAACGTGGACACGGAGGGGGGAGAAGAAGATGAAACTCAGAATTGACAAACTACCTAAAACCGATGAAGACCTAGAGGAAATACAGAGAGAGGTTGAAAGTTCTCATCATGATCATGAACATCACGAACATAGCCATGGCGAGTCTGATCTGGAATCCATACTGGGAGAACTCTACGTTAACTATCAAAGTCTCGAATCCAAAACCAAGGAATTGGAGGAAGAAAACCAGAGGCTCAAGAAGGAATTAGCTAACGTTTATCGTATTTTATCCCATATAGTTACTGCATTGGTGACTAATAATGCCGAAGACAAACGTAAGTCTTTAAATGAAATTCTTTCCATACTGGCACATGATAATAGATAACGTCATTGTTATCGCTGTAAAAGTTTTCGCTGTAATGGATCCCTTCTCGATCATTCCCTACATTCTTTCTATCTTTGAGGAAGCTACTCAAGGCGGAGAGAACATGCGCTGGAGCTATCTGGTTAATAAGATAGAGATAGCTGTGATCGTTCTCCTTCTCCTATTTTCTGTGATTGGGAGATTCATTCTACAATTTCTTGGAATACAGCCTTACTCCCTTGAAATAGGTGGAGGTATACTACTAGTATATCTAGGCATTGATACCCTGGGAGGCTTTCAGCAACTCAAATTTCTCTCCAAGAGGCTTGAGGAAGCCGTTGTGACTCCCATTGCTACTCCGCTCATAGTTGGTCCTGGGACCATGACAGCCCTGGTTTCTCTCTCAGTGCAGAATAGTATACTAGAACTGGCTTTGGGTAGCCTCATAGCTTCTGCACTAACCTATGCGGTGCTTTTAACTGGGCCTCTTCTGATAAAGGTTCTGGGAAGAACGGGTACTGTCGCGGCCGGAAGGTTCACTGCCATAATAATCGCTGCCTTTGGAGTTCAATTAATCATACAAGGTATATCTCAAGCTAAGGTTGCATGACAATTCCCTCGAAGAATAAAAATTTTTTAATCAGTAAGAAAATGAGTTAGCGGGTTTCATGTCAAGTAATGGGAGAAAAAGGGTGGAACTTGATACTATTGACAGGAGATTACTAATTGAATTATTGAGGGACTCCCGCGTGAGCCTAAGAAGGCTTTCGGAGGAGATGAACGTCTCTCCTGCCACGTTACATAATAGGTTAACGAAACTTGTTCAGGAGGGGGTTATAAGGGGTTTTACTGCGCTAGTTGATTACACCAAGCTTGGGTATTCTCTTTCCGCGATCATTATGGTGAAAGTAAGTGGGAAGTACCTAGTTGAGTTCGAGAAGGAGATAGCCAACACCGACAATATCGTCGCCGTATATGACGTCGTAGGAGAATATGACGTCGTGTTGATAGCTAAGTTCAGGAGTGTGGAGGAGTTGGACGCGTTTCTAAAACAATTGCTTAAGAATAGCAAGGTGGAGAGGACATATACTAGCATAGTCCTTAACTCGGTTAAAGAGGATCCTAGAGTCAGAATCTAGAAACTTATGAGCAAAATAGCTCTCTTCTGATCTTACTCTCTGAGGATCTGTTCAATATTTTAAGTATATATTGAGAATTCTATTTATAACTAGATTCAAATATTATCAAGATTAAAAATTAACTTTTTTATGAATGGGGGTTTTGATTTTAGGAAAATACTACGACCTTATAATCAAGACTATCGAAGTGATAAGCATCGCAGTAATTCCCAAAATCCTTATATATGAATCCAGGGGCTTAACACAATATATGGTGTTTTGATTGAGGTTTTGTCCTAAGGATGGAGGAATAATGTTACCCACAAAAAAAGATGATAAGGAGGTTTTGAGGTGCAAGAAGTGTGGGTATGAAGAGCCCCTTGATAGGAAGGCCAAGAAAGCCTATCAGATTAAAGAAAATAAGACTAAGTCTGGAAAAGTCCTGACTACATCTGTAGTTAGCGAAAGGGAGGGGAGAAAACGCGAGGACGATGAATGGGAACAAGAGAGAGAAGAGTATTACAAGGAAGTGGGCTTAGATTTACTTAGAGATGAACTAGAGGGTTCGGAAGAGAGCGATGAGGAGTAGAGTCTCTTTTCTACCTAGATTCACTTTAACACCGTAAACAATATATTAGTAAAACGCCTATTCATGGAATTATGAGAATATCTGAAACTACCAACAAATATCTATTGAAGAAGGGCAATTTTGATCTGATAGTAGAAGAGGTAAAGAACGAGAAAGGGGAAAGGTTCTTTTCTATTGGATCTCTAAAAAGTACTTCCACTGCAAGCGGTGAGAGTTGGCAACTGGACACGAGCAGTTACAAAACAATAGATAGGAAAAATCTAGATGCAGACTTGAAGAAGCTCCTCAGCCTAATTAAGTGAGGAGGTTATTAAAGATGGAAAGCGTGGACTTCATATTAACCACGGACAGGTGTTTAATGACAAACCACCACGGAAAGGAGTTCCTTGGCTTTCTTGGAACAGGACCAGCAATAGGTGTTCCAGAGTCGGCGTGGAAGTGGTTGGCCTGTCCCAAGATGAAAACAGATAACATGGGAAGACCATGGGAAGCGCCTTACGGAATGAGAAAGGTAGAGGCCAAGCTAATTGATGAGGGATTTAAGGCTGCGATAATAGATCCCGACCATTTGGCCCCTCACTTAAAGAATGCTAAAGCGCTCATGTTCTCCCATCATGACTACTTCGCTTTTGGACCTCCCTCCTCGACTTGGTGGGGGATCACTAAGCAGGAACCCGTCAACTACAAGAGCTTTCAAGAACTGATCAACAAGCCCGAAGTTCAAGAGGCTAAGAAACGCGGAGTAAAGATGATTGCTGGAGGTCCGTCGGTTTGGCAGTGGCTATGGAGAGAGGACATGATTGAAAAAGTTGGAATAGATACCTTGGTCGATGGGGAGGCTGAGAGAGTCATAGGCAAGCTTGCTCAGATGATTATCGACGGAGATGATCTACCTAGATATATGTATGTTAGTGGGGAAGACGTACCTGGTATAGAGGACATCCCTGATATAAAGGGCGCGAGTGTCAATGGTCTCATTGAAATAATGAGAGGATGC containing:
- a CDS encoding tRNA(Phe) 7-((3-amino-3-carboxypropyl)-4-demethylwyosine(37)-N(4))-methyltransferase; translated protein: MDSRKEQEWKKFKEEAIQRLLRDKDIGYLDPDIWDLLDAFMKRDKAFTYSSCSGRITIIDAIYPWARKDSSVIYKNHLVLSEDELEGVLEKGQIRRLWLIVQGPILHVYTMDSDEAWSILGIARSVGFKHSGILTENKKGVLIELRTGIRMVHLLRETSDSKVEGTTELVKIANEILKKGKEKKDQLRNAILSSIRDYSMKLGENPEGNFHVHNNV
- a CDS encoding dihydrolipoyl dehydrogenase family protein, whose amino-acid sequence is MDFDVIVIGGGVAGVSAALRASELGKSVVLVERDQIGGECINRACIPSKTLIDAVKTVNRVSSSPWIVSSSALDYARLNENKARIISAIKEKMERNLSSKNVRVIKGNAKIKGQGEVEVDGRVITADYTVFSTGSVPLSLPDFPLNGKNVLDPWTAMNLKEIKNRIIIVGGGVAGVELATLFRALNKEVTILELMPQLLPGFDKDLAITTKKRLEEKGIRVYLNAKSKIVNSESTVKFSVNLPNASEEVEGDLAVVTIGRKASTENLNLKEIGVEADQRGYIKVDERGKTTNPKVFAAGDVAGVPLSATKAWRQGIVVGDNLGGKDSKMSRYIPSSIFADMEIGTVGKTADDLRKAGVEVKEVTVEMRDIPRAWTLNEIEGFLKLVVAGDKIEGAHMIGEGATEVINTIALAMELGISINQLYSVTFSHPTVSEVIGEAVQRLTRGEIY
- a CDS encoding ArsR/SmtB family transcription factor encodes the protein MSIDRERRQVKKLFAFLFLASRGGPTRIRIVQALLDTPLNANQLSNLLSLDYKTVQHHLDVLVDNRILVKEGPGYGAVYKPSKSFLMYVDIFTELASQVKVSKYTKK
- the cdvB3 gene encoding cell division protein CdvB3, translated to MKRELQKLLVEVKMARGKLRLWQNRLGMKAEQFRRLSVSNATRFSSLAEQYAKESEQLDNILNYLNRLDVLFEMLEIKLETIVYIDYISQDLVSVVEALREFKKATPMLSTELSILIDEFYTGFYESVQVPEPVRIKAKEEAKSILKESETIANNRTQTKIGTKA
- a CDS encoding phosphate uptake regulator PhoU, with protein sequence MQSKSSRRIQLTGGSTYIISLPKSWVRQLSLNPGDEVEIVQDNNFRLLLVPKGLPQDVKQNRATITCENLRPTFAVREFIAYYMAGFMVVSLLCPKMKAEDRALVKDTVRKRLLGAEVIEEDMSTLTVQFLVNEKDLPVSRAINRAAVITQNMFKDTLDALRNGDGEMAKEVQERDDEVDRFYFYVARQLTLSITSFEILEEEGYNATQIVDIYSAIKSIERIADHASRISSLIPEVGQQAPNSVIDFGDKVLEVYRESARAFLNGKREIANKIIDQDYELAALHKKVMESIITSRDIMKPSLLLIMDSFRRISRYSLDLAETTINILAKTKNETTVKSD
- a CDS encoding orotidine 5'-phosphate decarboxylase / HUMPS family protein; translated protein: MKKIILSLDFPVSEELVDDLNPYLGGVKIGWPLILSMERVKLESLVRRFQGIRILDLKLADIDNTMEMIVNNLRSLGNAFIAHSFIGVQGALDKLVENEIDLFLVVSMSHPGWNDAFYPYLREIASKINPKGLVAPATRPDMIARVREDFPDKVIISPGVGAQGAKPGTAICHGADYEIVGRSVYQARDPAQKLREIAQSQEEVMKTCEGAKNRTP
- the pyrE gene encoding orotate phosphoribosyltransferase, translated to MDIGEVLIKRKLLLIGNFVLTSGRTSPYYIDLRRFPSFPEFPQVVDEALAKIKDMNFDIVLGVATGGVPLASFIACKMNLPMGYVRVEKKGYGTDKLVEAEVSNKRVLIVDDVATTGGSIEKASLEVSKSGGNVVGALVIVDREEGARDKLARLGIEFRAVFRISEILRSVSEKLNESERKLILDYLGGTR